The following are encoded in a window of Sutcliffiella horikoshii genomic DNA:
- a CDS encoding carbohydrate ABC transporter permease, whose amino-acid sequence MQIETNTPIVKQKKTRNWKRWAIHLFPIPALLIFSIFIVYPLVAALSYSFYDWNGITRGAFVGLANFIDLFTLQPFSNMFWNAAKNNVVYFAVQMVVQNGIAFVLAFIIYKRIKGSEFLKIAYFLPRLLSVIVVGFLWKLILNPNFGALNVILGEFGMESLQKAWLGDPKTALMAIILVNCWFGIGFAMLIFLAGLQSIPKELVEAAKLDGANGANVITKIILPLMVPSIMIMTVLTFIQSFEAFELVYAMQGSQGEPYYSTDLLAVFFYRLAFGGSAAGDSTAVGLGSALAVVLFLFIATCTALLLKYMQKKQVEM is encoded by the coding sequence ATGCAAATCGAAACCAATACACCCATTGTGAAACAAAAGAAAACGAGAAACTGGAAAAGATGGGCGATCCATCTTTTCCCTATTCCCGCCCTGCTTATCTTCAGCATCTTCATCGTATATCCACTAGTAGCGGCCTTATCATACAGCTTTTACGACTGGAATGGCATCACAAGAGGGGCATTTGTAGGGCTGGCAAACTTCATCGACCTCTTCACCCTGCAACCATTCAGTAACATGTTCTGGAATGCAGCCAAAAATAACGTAGTTTATTTTGCCGTGCAGATGGTTGTTCAAAACGGAATAGCTTTCGTATTGGCATTTATCATTTACAAAAGGATCAAAGGGTCGGAATTCTTAAAGATTGCTTATTTCCTACCTCGCTTATTGTCTGTTATCGTAGTAGGTTTCCTTTGGAAGCTCATATTAAATCCAAACTTTGGTGCCCTTAACGTTATCTTAGGGGAGTTTGGCATGGAATCGCTACAGAAAGCATGGCTTGGGGACCCTAAAACGGCACTTATGGCCATCATTTTGGTGAACTGCTGGTTTGGTATCGGATTTGCGATGTTGATATTTCTGGCAGGACTACAATCCATCCCTAAAGAGCTCGTGGAAGCTGCCAAATTGGACGGGGCAAACGGAGCGAATGTGATTACCAAAATCATTCTGCCGTTGATGGTACCTTCGATCATGATTATGACCGTTTTAACATTTATTCAATCCTTTGAGGCATTTGAACTTGTCTATGCTATGCAAGGGTCACAAGGAGAGCCTTATTACTCCACAGACTTATTGGCAGTATTCTTTTATCGTTTAGCATTTGGCGGTTCAGCTGCTGGAGACTCAACAGCAGTCGGACTTGGTTCAGCACTGGCTGTCGTACTATTTTTGTTTATCGCAACATGTACAGCTCTATTACTTAAATACATGCAGAAAAAACAAGTGGAAATGTAG
- a CDS encoding heme-dependent oxidative N-demethylase family protein: MKLTEEMKRFPYPFKGDTYRYTNNSTLLTPPSSIDITEGYLKEIQLKRALLTEHHSRSFQSFPYTNKAQWEVLELVMTDLSTYFPKSFSFKKEGQNHVFINHLLQEECEFKMWDETTLPFEPLDFIGRHVQEDLILMLQRDGDLYLDAGQLCFPANWSLAFNHGMSFKNIHFPIPGFKEEGLDERILQFLLRLEAGNPWGRKNWSLMAGNRMDTSLETFDVWGKDRKKVTVDNAGEFVHLRVEVQKLFRLPRTNAILFTIHTHLLPLEELIEIPEWKRQFYQILVELPSHIAEYKGISLYKDKVLAYIEKKEDGVL; the protein is encoded by the coding sequence ATGAAGCTGACCGAAGAAATGAAGAGGTTTCCCTATCCTTTTAAAGGGGACACCTACCGTTATACGAATAACTCGACCCTTCTGACACCTCCAAGTAGCATCGACATTACAGAGGGCTATCTAAAAGAAATACAACTAAAAAGAGCCTTATTAACGGAACATCATTCTCGTAGTTTTCAATCATTTCCTTATACAAACAAGGCACAGTGGGAAGTTTTGGAGCTTGTGATGACAGATCTCTCAACCTATTTCCCAAAAAGCTTTTCCTTTAAGAAAGAAGGACAAAATCACGTTTTCATCAATCACCTGCTTCAAGAAGAGTGTGAATTTAAGATGTGGGACGAAACCACTTTGCCATTCGAGCCTCTGGACTTCATCGGTAGGCATGTGCAGGAAGATTTAATCTTGATGTTGCAGCGAGATGGTGATCTTTATCTGGATGCAGGCCAGCTCTGTTTTCCTGCTAATTGGTCACTGGCCTTTAACCATGGCATGAGCTTTAAAAATATTCACTTTCCGATTCCGGGATTTAAGGAAGAGGGGTTGGACGAGCGAATTTTGCAATTTCTATTAAGGCTGGAAGCGGGAAATCCATGGGGAAGGAAAAATTGGTCCCTTATGGCTGGGAATAGAATGGATACTTCCTTAGAAACCTTTGATGTATGGGGAAAAGACAGAAAGAAAGTAACCGTGGATAATGCAGGAGAGTTTGTACATTTGCGGGTAGAGGTTCAAAAGCTCTTTCGTTTGCCACGTACAAATGCCATCTTGTTTACCATACATACACACCTGTTACCTCTAGAAGAACTAATTGAAATCCCTGAATGGAAGAGACAATTCTATCAAATTTTAGTGGAATTACCGTCTCATATTGCAGAGTATAAAGGGATTTCATTATACAAGGATAAAGTTTTGGCGTATATCGAAAAGAAAGAGGATGGTGTTCTGTGA
- a CDS encoding lactoylglutathione lyase family protein, with amino-acid sequence MRYPRTFSHIGLSVPNLEQAVKFYTEVMGWYVIMEPAEVVEDDSAIGVMCTDVFGKGWGKFRIAHLATGDKIGIELFEFPENEKPENNFEYWKTGIFHYCVQDPDVEGLVEKIVEHGGKQRMPIREYYPGEKPYRMVYCEDPFGNLVEIYSHSYELTYSEGAY; translated from the coding sequence ATGAGATATCCAAGAACTTTTTCACATATAGGATTATCTGTTCCAAACTTGGAACAGGCAGTTAAGTTTTATACAGAAGTGATGGGCTGGTATGTCATCATGGAACCCGCTGAAGTAGTGGAGGATGACTCCGCAATTGGTGTGATGTGTACTGATGTTTTCGGAAAAGGGTGGGGCAAATTCCGCATCGCACATCTTGCAACGGGAGATAAAATTGGGATCGAACTATTTGAATTTCCGGAAAATGAAAAGCCGGAAAACAACTTTGAATACTGGAAGACAGGCATTTTCCATTACTGCGTTCAAGACCCAGATGTAGAAGGGCTTGTAGAGAAGATTGTGGAGCATGGCGGCAAACAGCGCATGCCAATCCGCGAATATTACCCTGGAGAAAAGCCATATCGCATGGTCTACTGTGAAGACCCATTCGGTAACTTGGTAGAAATTTATTCGCATTCATACGAACTTACTTACTCAGAAGGTGCTTATTAA
- a CDS encoding PDR/VanB family oxidoreductase encodes MKLDNRLQVEINEIVQETATIKRFTLVQTNKSALPAFSPGSHIILFLNGRGGELERRYSLVGDPDRRGNYQIAVKLHEKSSGGSSYLHNKAQIGDILQISFPKNYFPLSFQARHHVFIAAGIGITPFLSMMRECKEQGASFELHYSTKTIDDCAFHSYLKKEYPQHTQFYFTKQENRINTTILLDQYIGTHVYLCGPAGFTSSFSRAAAIIGYPNASIHYEYFSTPTMFKPRSFILELTNGSFLTVPAEKSTLDVLLEAGYPVPHSCKVGHCGTCELSILEGEAEHNDSFLSTKQKESQACFLPCVSRSKTKTLKVDYSYK; translated from the coding sequence GTGAAACTAGATAATAGGTTACAGGTAGAGATAAATGAAATTGTACAAGAGACAGCAACGATTAAGCGTTTTACTCTCGTTCAAACAAATAAAAGCGCATTACCGGCCTTTAGCCCAGGTTCTCACATAATTTTATTTTTGAACGGTAGGGGAGGGGAGCTGGAACGAAGATATTCATTAGTCGGCGATCCGGATAGAAGAGGTAATTACCAAATTGCAGTCAAACTCCATGAAAAATCCTCTGGAGGTTCATCTTATTTACATAATAAAGCTCAAATAGGAGATATCTTACAAATTAGTTTTCCGAAAAACTATTTTCCTCTTAGTTTTCAGGCCCGACATCATGTTTTCATTGCAGCTGGGATTGGTATTACTCCCTTCCTATCTATGATGCGTGAATGTAAGGAACAGGGTGCTTCATTTGAACTTCATTATTCTACAAAAACTATAGATGACTGTGCTTTCCATTCCTATTTAAAAAAAGAATACCCACAGCACACACAATTTTATTTCACAAAACAAGAAAATCGTATAAACACTACCATTCTATTAGATCAGTATATTGGTACCCATGTATATTTATGTGGTCCAGCAGGGTTTACTTCCTCTTTTTCACGTGCTGCTGCAATTATTGGATATCCTAATGCAAGCATTCATTACGAATATTTTTCAACTCCTACCATGTTTAAACCTCGTTCATTCATTTTAGAGCTCACAAATGGCAGTTTTTTGACTGTTCCTGCCGAAAAATCTACATTGGATGTTTTATTAGAAGCAGGATACCCTGTTCCACATTCCTGTAAAGTTGGCCATTGTGGAACTTGTGAACTTTCCATCTTGGAAGGGGAGGCGGAACATAATGATTCTTTCTTATCAACTAAGCAAAAAGAATCCCAAGCTTGTTTTTTACCATGTGTATCCCGGAGTAAAACGAAAACTTTAAAGGTTGATTACAGTTATAAATAA
- a CDS encoding winged helix-turn-helix transcriptional regulator encodes MEPTEFPVNRALNVIGGKWRPQVYCALETGPKRFSELEREIPEINRKVLTDQLRELEQLGMVKRTEFPGKVLHVEYELTEEALTLQPTMKSLCKWGTGECEEEQ; translated from the coding sequence GTGGAACCTACCGAATTTCCTGTCAACCGTGCGCTGAATGTTATAGGTGGTAAATGGCGACCGCAAGTATATTGTGCCCTTGAAACCGGTCCTAAACGCTTCTCTGAGCTGGAAAGAGAAATTCCGGAAATTAACCGGAAAGTATTAACTGATCAGCTTCGAGAGCTTGAGCAATTAGGCATGGTCAAAAGAACCGAATTTCCAGGGAAAGTGTTGCATGTAGAATATGAACTAACAGAAGAAGCACTCACTCTCCAGCCTACCATGAAGTCGTTGTGTAAATGGGGAACTGGGGAATGTGAGGAAGAACAGTAA
- a CDS encoding DUF6773 family protein: MSFFGGSTKVEDERIVMAQNKIYREIYYLVMAVCLISIGFKFYQYGFGVSSINTELAILFLQGVYYTARGSSLGVLSDEVEMHDRKSKVPMKWKTLIWGGAFGVIIAIFFGLNSAFNYADTTAQAYSYFFMVFFVSLMIYIPFLVLLSGSTFLAAMNRSKKAAEKELDEDEIER, encoded by the coding sequence ATGAGTTTTTTCGGCGGATCAACAAAGGTGGAAGATGAGCGGATTGTAATGGCTCAGAACAAGATTTATCGTGAAATCTATTATCTAGTGATGGCAGTTTGTCTTATTTCCATAGGATTTAAGTTTTACCAGTACGGCTTTGGTGTTAGCTCCATCAACACAGAGTTAGCAATACTTTTCCTCCAAGGTGTTTACTATACGGCAAGGGGTTCAAGCTTAGGGGTCTTGTCAGATGAGGTAGAAATGCATGACCGGAAAAGCAAGGTGCCGATGAAGTGGAAGACTCTTATATGGGGTGGAGCTTTCGGTGTCATTATAGCAATTTTCTTCGGCTTAAATAGCGCCTTCAATTATGCGGACACGACTGCACAGGCATACTCCTACTTTTTCATGGTGTTCTTTGTTTCTCTAATGATTTATATACCGTTTTTAGTATTGCTATCAGGAAGCACGTTCCTTGCTGCGATGAATCGTAGCAAAAAGGCGGCTGAAAAAGAATTAGATGAAGACGAAATAGAGCGGTGA
- a CDS encoding zinc-binding dehydrogenase, which yields MKAWLLKEAGSLDYMEWGEIADPKEENGELLVRVKAVALNPVDYKVATNGNPAWSYPHIVGVDLAGEVVSVGEGVSGFVAGDRVAVHTNLGKKGAFAELAVVDARAAGHIPNEVSFEDAAAILCAGMTAYEAVVQKLNATHKKNILIHAGAGGVGGFAIQLAKMQGLKVFTTASKSNHDWVKNLGADVAIDYKEENVTDRIMEETNGRGADLILNTVGRDVATEDLDRLAFSGHLAYIAGGPDLSGVKPFSLSPSIHEVALGAAHASDEDRAVGNLAFMAEELMGMVKDGRLESLVSEVLPREELVEGLKKLQGRHVRGKIIVKM from the coding sequence ATGAAAGCATGGTTGTTAAAAGAAGCAGGCAGTCTTGATTATATGGAATGGGGAGAGATTGCAGACCCGAAAGAAGAAAACGGCGAGCTGCTAGTAAGAGTGAAAGCAGTGGCACTGAACCCTGTTGACTATAAAGTGGCTACAAATGGTAACCCGGCATGGAGCTATCCGCATATTGTCGGTGTGGACCTTGCAGGTGAGGTGGTTTCAGTTGGGGAAGGTGTGTCAGGTTTTGTAGCTGGCGACCGCGTAGCCGTTCACACAAACCTTGGCAAAAAGGGTGCGTTTGCAGAACTTGCGGTCGTGGATGCCCGCGCAGCAGGACATATACCTAATGAAGTTTCTTTTGAAGATGCTGCAGCCATTTTGTGTGCCGGAATGACTGCATATGAAGCAGTCGTTCAAAAATTGAATGCTACCCATAAGAAGAATATTCTTATTCATGCAGGTGCCGGTGGGGTTGGAGGTTTTGCGATTCAATTGGCAAAAATGCAGGGGCTGAAAGTATTTACAACTGCATCTAAATCCAACCACGATTGGGTAAAGAATCTCGGAGCGGATGTCGCTATTGATTACAAAGAAGAAAATGTGACAGACCGCATTATGGAAGAAACAAACGGACGAGGAGCTGATTTGATTCTAAACACAGTCGGCCGTGATGTGGCAACAGAAGATTTAGATCGTCTTGCGTTCTCAGGCCATCTGGCGTACATTGCAGGCGGTCCAGACCTTTCCGGGGTCAAACCATTCTCCTTGTCTCCATCGATCCATGAGGTGGCGCTAGGAGCTGCACACGCTAGTGACGAAGATCGCGCAGTAGGGAACCTGGCTTTCATGGCAGAAGAGCTTATGGGTATGGTGAAAGATGGTCGACTAGAATCCCTTGTATCAGAGGTTCTTCCGCGTGAAGAGTTGGTGGAAGGGCTGAAGAAGCTGCAAGGAAGGCATGTAAGAGGGAAGATTATTGTGAAGATGTAA
- a CDS encoding dimethylamine monooxygenase subunit DmmA family protein: MNDIKNGPIFQPGKKHYVLCGDEEGLNTLNPIKQILTNEQMSFEEIHLILECSSEVDRKLEMQKIGTFLYVAAERKKLRKVLSMATKLGYSPEEAQYIIVGKEEKRIFCCRCHVISSVCGESIKRGILNCPACSLKLELSDHYSSIKDAYLGYVAEVK; encoded by the coding sequence GTGAACGATATAAAGAACGGACCGATCTTCCAACCAGGAAAAAAGCACTACGTTCTTTGTGGAGATGAGGAAGGTTTAAATACCCTGAATCCAATTAAGCAAATCTTAACAAACGAGCAGATGTCTTTTGAAGAAATACACCTGATTTTAGAGTGTTCTTCTGAGGTGGACAGAAAGCTTGAGATGCAGAAGATAGGGACTTTTCTTTATGTTGCAGCAGAAAGGAAAAAGCTAAGAAAAGTCCTATCAATGGCTACAAAGCTTGGCTATTCCCCTGAGGAAGCTCAATACATTATTGTAGGAAAGGAAGAAAAGAGAATTTTTTGTTGTAGATGCCATGTCATTTCAAGTGTGTGCGGTGAGAGTATTAAAAGGGGGATTTTGAATTGTCCTGCGTGCAGCTTGAAGCTGGAGTTATCTGATCATTATTCTTCAATAAAAGATGCTTACTTAGGGTATGTTGCAGAGGTTAAATAG
- a CDS encoding helix-turn-helix transcriptional regulator has translation MKNLKMKMARVEKDLSQDELAKIVGVSRQTIGLIELGKYNPSLSLCLSICKALSKTLDQLFWQE, from the coding sequence ATGAAAAACTTAAAAATGAAAATGGCGAGAGTGGAAAAGGACTTGTCTCAGGACGAACTGGCCAAGATTGTAGGGGTGTCCAGGCAAACAATCGGTCTCATCGAACTCGGCAAATACAACCCAAGCCTCAGCCTTTGCCTTTCAATATGCAAAGCATTATCCAAAACGTTAGATCAGTTATTCTGGCAAGAATAA
- a CDS encoding catalase — MSKKVNEQSKHDQLDQYRVEDEGKTLTTNQGVKVSEDEFSLKAGERGPTLMEDFHFREKMTHFDHERIPERIVHARGFAAHGEFELYESMEKYTKAKFLQDTSVKTPVFVRFSTVAGSRGSAETVRDARGFATKFYTEEGNYDLVGNNIPVFFIQDAIKFPDLVHALKPEPHNEMPQAASAHDTFWDFIANNQESAHMVMWAMSDRAIPRSLRMMEGFGVHTFRFVNEEGKAHFVKFHWKPVLGTHSLVWDEAQKINGKDPDFHRRDLWESIENGDYPEYEFGVQLLAEEDEFKFDFDILDPTKLWPEEDVPVKIIGKLTLNRNVDNVFAETEQVAFHPGHVVPGIDFSNDPLLQGRLFSYTDTQLIRLGGPNFHELPINRPVCPFHNNQRDGYGRQTINKGPVSYHKNSLASNTPRPASEAEGGYVHYQEKVEGRKVRTRSESFKDHFSQATLFWNSMSKPEKDHIKQAFSFELGKVKSEDVRQQVINMFANVNMELAEAVAEAIGADKPSGSGSSVTKSSPALSQENTVKKPATRKVGVIISKDFQGKEVASILESLKGQGMQPELISAKLGKVKGSGGVELDVDHTFLTCDSVLFDALYVVGGKEVDRKFDRETTYFVEEAYDHFKPIGATHDGKQWLEKLEVSGALGVVLTDEVDQFVSGFVDAVSGHRHWEREEI, encoded by the coding sequence TTGAGTAAAAAAGTGAACGAGCAAAGCAAACATGACCAATTAGATCAGTACCGTGTAGAGGATGAAGGGAAGACCTTGACAACCAACCAAGGAGTCAAGGTTTCAGAGGATGAATTCTCCTTAAAAGCGGGCGAACGCGGACCTACCTTGATGGAGGACTTCCATTTCAGAGAAAAGATGACACATTTTGACCATGAGCGCATCCCGGAAAGGATTGTCCATGCAAGGGGATTTGCGGCCCATGGCGAGTTTGAACTATATGAATCCATGGAAAAATATACAAAAGCGAAATTCTTGCAGGACACTTCCGTCAAAACGCCAGTATTTGTGCGATTTTCAACGGTTGCTGGGTCTAGGGGTTCTGCAGAAACTGTTCGTGATGCACGCGGTTTTGCAACGAAATTTTACACAGAAGAGGGGAACTACGATCTTGTTGGTAACAATATTCCGGTGTTTTTCATACAGGATGCGATAAAGTTCCCAGACCTTGTACATGCACTAAAACCTGAACCGCATAATGAAATGCCGCAAGCTGCTTCTGCGCATGATACTTTTTGGGATTTTATCGCAAATAACCAGGAGTCTGCACATATGGTCATGTGGGCGATGTCAGACCGCGCGATTCCTCGTAGCTTGCGCATGATGGAGGGCTTTGGCGTTCATACATTCCGTTTTGTAAATGAAGAAGGAAAAGCCCACTTTGTTAAATTCCACTGGAAGCCGGTGCTTGGCACGCATTCCCTTGTATGGGACGAAGCCCAAAAAATCAACGGAAAAGATCCAGATTTTCATCGTCGCGATCTTTGGGAGTCAATTGAAAATGGCGACTACCCGGAATACGAATTTGGTGTCCAGCTTCTTGCAGAAGAGGATGAGTTTAAGTTCGACTTTGATATTCTTGATCCAACGAAACTTTGGCCGGAAGAAGATGTGCCTGTAAAGATTATTGGAAAATTAACACTGAATCGCAATGTTGACAATGTGTTTGCCGAAACGGAACAGGTGGCATTCCACCCGGGGCATGTCGTACCCGGCATTGATTTTTCCAACGATCCATTATTGCAGGGGCGCTTATTTTCTTACACGGATACCCAGCTTATTCGATTAGGCGGCCCTAATTTCCACGAGCTTCCGATCAACAGGCCGGTATGCCCGTTCCATAACAATCAGCGTGATGGCTACGGCCGTCAAACGATTAATAAGGGACCGGTAAGCTATCATAAGAACTCTTTAGCTTCCAATACCCCAAGACCGGCAAGTGAAGCAGAAGGCGGCTATGTCCATTATCAGGAAAAGGTCGAAGGTAGAAAAGTGAGAACGAGAAGTGAAAGCTTCAAGGATCATTTTTCCCAAGCGACTTTATTTTGGAACAGCATGAGCAAGCCCGAAAAAGACCATATCAAACAGGCATTCAGCTTTGAGCTTGGAAAAGTAAAAAGTGAAGACGTAAGGCAACAGGTGATCAACATGTTTGCCAATGTGAACATGGAGCTTGCGGAAGCTGTAGCGGAAGCTATTGGTGCTGATAAGCCTAGCGGGTCAGGTTCTTCTGTTACAAAATCATCCCCTGCACTCAGCCAGGAAAATACAGTGAAGAAACCTGCCACACGTAAAGTGGGGGTTATCATTTCAAAAGACTTCCAAGGTAAAGAAGTAGCATCCATTCTTGAATCCCTGAAAGGGCAAGGCATGCAGCCGGAACTAATTAGTGCCAAGCTAGGAAAAGTGAAGGGTAGTGGCGGCGTCGAGCTAGACGTGGACCATACGTTCCTTACATGTGATTCAGTCTTGTTTGATGCGCTTTACGTAGTTGGTGGCAAAGAGGTCGACAGGAAGTTTGACCGAGAGACCACCTATTTTGTAGAGGAAGCTTACGATCATTTTAAACCGATTGGCGCTACCCATGACGGCAAGCAGTGGCTGGAGAAACTGGAGGTTTCAGGAGCTCTTGGTGTGGTGCTCACTGATGAAGTGGACCAGTTTGTGTCTGGCTTTGTCGATGCAGTTTCGGGGCATCGTCATTGGGAGAGGGAAGAAATTTAA
- a CDS encoding carbohydrate ABC transporter permease: MKQTLWTRPIYYIIAFAFATISLYPIVLMVLSSFKPSAEIFMNPLSFPKSFSLDTYRRLLEEVPFGTYFFNSVFVSVVSVLLILVTTSLAAFYIARYTFWWNNILFFFFLMGMMIPIKLGIVPLFILMKDLGLLNSLWSLIFMYTAGGIPLSILILTGFFRTMPVELEEAARMDGASDLRILWSVLIPLIRPALGTVMIINFISSWNDFFFPLIFITDEMKKTLPVGMLSLFGEYSADWGTLFAGLTLSSLPMIILFFVASKQFMDGLTAGAVK, translated from the coding sequence GTGAAACAGACATTATGGACGAGACCAATTTACTATATCATTGCCTTTGCATTCGCCACAATCAGCTTGTATCCCATTGTATTAATGGTATTGTCATCCTTTAAGCCGAGTGCCGAGATTTTTATGAACCCTCTTTCTTTTCCAAAGAGCTTCAGCTTGGATACGTATAGGAGGTTGTTAGAGGAAGTGCCATTTGGTACATACTTTTTCAATAGTGTGTTTGTCAGTGTCGTTTCTGTGCTTCTCATATTGGTTACCACATCTTTGGCAGCATTCTATATTGCTAGATATACGTTTTGGTGGAATAATATCTTATTCTTCTTTTTCCTGATGGGGATGATGATTCCTATCAAACTTGGGATTGTGCCATTATTTATTTTAATGAAAGACCTTGGATTGTTGAATTCGCTTTGGTCTCTTATTTTTATGTATACAGCAGGAGGGATTCCATTATCCATTCTCATATTGACCGGATTCTTCCGGACGATGCCGGTAGAGCTGGAGGAAGCAGCCAGAATGGATGGGGCGAGTGATCTTAGAATCCTTTGGAGTGTCTTGATTCCTTTAATCAGGCCTGCTTTAGGGACTGTGATGATCATCAATTTCATCTCCTCTTGGAATGATTTCTTCTTCCCTTTAATTTTCATTACCGATGAAATGAAAAAAACGCTTCCAGTCGGCATGCTTTCCCTGTTTGGGGAATATTCCGCGGACTGGGGGACACTTTTTGCTGGATTGACCTTATCCTCCCTTCCAATGATCATCTTATTCTTTGTCGCATCTAAGCAATTTATGGATGGACTGACAGCCGGTGCTGTGAAATAG
- a CDS encoding alpha/beta fold hydrolase, translating into MPKIELETSVELYYDDHGEGTPVIFIHGVWMSRKFFKDQLPFFSKEHRAITIDLRGHGDSALVTEGHTISTYAKDLQAFITKLDLKDVVLVGWSMGAFVIWEYLQQVGEANVKGTVIVDELASDFKWPDFPIGAFDLPTLTHFMREVQDNRVDFLRGFIPLMFKEDVAPEEMEWMLEETMKPMTGVASAILFDQSVVDYRSTFPSLSKPTLLCFGKVEKLIPVAAGEHLKEAIANSELVLFEESCHCPFLEETERFNIEVSNFIKSL; encoded by the coding sequence TTGCCTAAAATCGAATTAGAAACTAGTGTTGAGCTTTATTATGACGACCATGGAGAGGGGACACCAGTCATCTTTATTCATGGTGTTTGGATGAGCAGAAAATTCTTCAAGGATCAGCTGCCATTTTTCAGCAAGGAACATCGTGCCATCACCATTGATTTAAGGGGACATGGTGACTCTGCACTAGTTACGGAAGGCCACACCATTTCCACGTATGCAAAAGATTTACAAGCATTCATCACGAAGCTGGACCTAAAGGATGTTGTGCTGGTTGGCTGGTCGATGGGGGCGTTCGTAATTTGGGAATACCTTCAGCAAGTTGGTGAGGCGAACGTTAAAGGCACGGTTATAGTGGATGAACTTGCTTCCGATTTCAAGTGGCCAGATTTTCCCATCGGTGCCTTTGATTTGCCTACATTGACCCACTTTATGAGAGAGGTGCAAGATAACAGGGTGGACTTCTTGAGAGGATTTATTCCACTTATGTTTAAAGAGGACGTTGCACCTGAAGAGATGGAGTGGATGCTTGAGGAAACCATGAAACCTATGACAGGTGTGGCAAGCGCCATTCTATTTGACCAATCGGTGGTGGATTACCGTTCAACTTTCCCCTCTTTATCTAAACCAACTTTACTCTGCTTTGGAAAAGTAGAAAAGCTCATCCCAGTTGCAGCGGGGGAACACTTGAAGGAAGCCATAGCTAACAGTGAACTGGTTCTGTTTGAAGAAAGCTGTCATTGTCCATTCCTCGAAGAGACGGAACGATTTAACATCGAAGTATCCAACTTTATAAAATCACTCTAA